From Ancylobacter pratisalsi, one genomic window encodes:
- a CDS encoding serine hydrolase — protein sequence MAAGHNEDRSAAGATRRAGTAAALEADSRGVFLTASRGVLRWAGLGVALMALIAAGIPGSARAQTAADSAAALDVVPLDLGEIPPDDVVPMAAHGVEKALEALPGAITDILKRSGVPGAAVAVVYEGKTVFAQGFGEREKDKGVPVDTDTVFQIASLSKPIAATIAAIQVTAGVVKWDDKVVKYLPDFTLASPYVTQNATIGDFYAHRTGLPLAAGDDLEDIGLDRGGILTRLHLLPLDAFRTSYHYANFGITVGAVAVAKASGETWENLAQRALFKPLGMASTSYRYADFLERRNRATLHALVGGRFQPLYTRNADAQAPAGGVSSSVNDMTAWMKLVLASGRDGKEEMISRAALVPALRPQAFSGPAATLDARSSFYGYGFGVGVNANGRTAVSHSGAFALGAATNVQFLPSANLAIVVLTNAGPVGAAEAIASQFMDIAQFGVLHRDWYALMHPVLMHYYDPAGDLVGKSPPANAQPARPLADYVGTYKNDYFGPAEIRAEGGGLVFHVGPGHFTLPMTHWDGDTFSVAPRDENATEGSLSSLGFVVKDGKVVSFTVDYLDANGMATWSR from the coding sequence ATGGCGGCTGGACACAACGAGGATCGGAGCGCGGCAGGCGCGACACGTCGTGCCGGCACGGCGGCGGCTCTTGAGGCAGATTCGCGCGGGGTGTTCCTGACCGCGTCGCGCGGCGTGCTGCGGTGGGCGGGGCTGGGCGTGGCCCTGATGGCGCTGATCGCGGCCGGGATTCCCGGATCGGCGCGGGCGCAGACCGCCGCCGACAGCGCGGCGGCGCTCGATGTCGTGCCGCTCGATCTCGGCGAGATCCCGCCCGACGACGTGGTGCCGATGGCCGCGCACGGCGTGGAGAAGGCCCTTGAGGCGCTGCCCGGCGCCATCACCGATATTCTCAAGCGCAGCGGCGTGCCCGGCGCGGCGGTCGCGGTGGTGTATGAGGGCAAGACCGTATTCGCGCAGGGGTTCGGCGAGCGCGAGAAGGACAAGGGCGTGCCGGTGGACACCGACACCGTGTTCCAGATCGCCTCGCTCTCCAAGCCCATCGCCGCCACCATCGCCGCGATTCAGGTGACCGCCGGCGTGGTGAAGTGGGACGACAAGGTTGTGAAGTACCTGCCGGACTTCACTCTCGCCTCGCCCTATGTGACGCAGAACGCCACCATCGGCGATTTCTACGCCCACCGCACCGGGCTGCCATTGGCGGCGGGCGACGACCTGGAGGACATCGGCCTGGACCGGGGGGGAATCCTGACGCGGCTGCACCTGCTGCCGCTGGATGCCTTTCGCACCTCCTATCACTACGCCAATTTCGGCATCACCGTCGGCGCGGTGGCGGTGGCGAAGGCATCGGGGGAGACCTGGGAGAACCTGGCGCAGCGGGCGCTGTTCAAGCCGCTCGGTATGGCCTCGACCAGCTATCGTTATGCCGACTTCCTGGAACGGCGCAACCGCGCGACCCTGCACGCGCTGGTCGGCGGGCGCTTCCAGCCGCTGTACACGCGCAATGCGGACGCGCAGGCGCCGGCCGGCGGCGTGTCCTCCAGCGTCAACGACATGACGGCGTGGATGAAGCTGGTGCTGGCGAGCGGACGCGACGGCAAGGAAGAGATGATCAGCAGGGCCGCGCTGGTGCCGGCGCTGCGGCCGCAGGCCTTCAGCGGGCCGGCGGCCACGCTGGATGCCCGTTCGAGCTTCTACGGCTATGGCTTCGGCGTCGGCGTCAACGCCAATGGCCGGACCGCGGTGAGCCATTCCGGCGCGTTCGCGCTGGGGGCGGCCACCAATGTGCAGTTCCTCCCCTCGGCCAACCTCGCCATCGTGGTGCTGACCAATGCCGGCCCGGTGGGCGCCGCCGAGGCCATCGCCAGCCAGTTCATGGACATTGCCCAGTTCGGCGTGTTGCACCGCGACTGGTACGCCCTGATGCATCCCGTGCTGATGCACTATTACGACCCAGCCGGCGATCTCGTCGGCAAGAGCCCGCCGGCCAACGCGCAGCCCGCCCGCCCGCTGGCGGATTATGTCGGCACCTACAAGAACGACTATTTCGGCCCGGCCGAGATCCGCGCCGAAGGCGGCGGGCTGGTGTTCCATGTCGGGCCCGGCCACTTCACCCTGCCGATGACGCACTGGGATGGCGACACGTTCTCGGTGGCGCCGAGAGACGAGAACGCTACTGAAGGTTCGCTGTCCTCGCTCGGCTTCGTGGTCAAGGATGGCAAGGTGGTGTCGTTCACCGTCGACTATCTCGACGCGAACGGCATGGCCACATGGTCACGCTGA
- a CDS encoding S24 family peptidase, whose translation MGADTGELPLARVLEASGDSRLPTIHHGDPLMMDVSPDTRGQVLDNSIYALPVGDEAFLKRLRREPGRLIIISDNRDNFPERPARKANISA comes from the coding sequence GTGGGAGCCGATACCGGAGAGCTTCCTCTAGCGCGAGTACTCGAGGCGTCAGGCGATAGCAGGCTGCCGACGATCCACCATGGTGACCCGCTGATGATGGACGTCTCACCTGATACACGGGGCCAGGTGCTCGACAATTCGATCTATGCACTCCCCGTCGGCGACGAAGCGTTCCTGAAACGCTTGCGGCGTGAGCCTGGCCGGCTGATCATAATCTCAGACAATCGCGACAACTTCCCGGAACGGCCCGCCCGGAAGGCGAACATTTCCGCCTGA
- a CDS encoding phosphoribosyltransferase family protein yields the protein MPMGTTSPARDVQSWTVDVDGRDVALPIVPIRPDFAISLMMVIDLGVAFGTFVGTRLAERLRPLRPDVVVGAATLGIPIAIEVSRALGLDDYVILQKSPKVHLQDALVQTISSITSKGEQRLLLDRRMIPLLAGRRVVVVDDVVASGSSLKGSIDLVRRAGGEVVGVGVILTEARDWQATLGADSALIHSLGHIPQFRPGDGRWEPIPESFL from the coding sequence ATGCCCATGGGAACCACGTCCCCCGCGCGTGACGTCCAGAGCTGGACCGTCGATGTCGATGGCCGGGACGTCGCGCTGCCGATCGTGCCGATCCGGCCGGATTTCGCGATCTCGCTGATGATGGTGATCGACCTCGGGGTGGCCTTCGGCACCTTTGTCGGCACCCGCCTGGCGGAGCGGCTGCGCCCGCTGCGGCCGGACGTGGTGGTGGGCGCCGCCACGCTCGGTATTCCCATTGCCATCGAGGTCAGTCGCGCGCTCGGGCTGGACGACTATGTGATCCTGCAGAAGTCTCCCAAGGTGCACCTGCAGGACGCGCTGGTGCAGACGATCTCCTCGATTACCTCGAAGGGTGAGCAGCGCCTGCTGCTTGACCGCCGCATGATCCCGCTGCTTGCCGGGCGGCGGGTGGTGGTGGTCGACGATGTGGTGGCGTCGGGGTCCAGCCTGAAGGGATCGATCGATCTGGTGCGCCGGGCCGGCGGCGAGGTGGTCGGGGTTGGCGTGATCCTGACCGAGGCCCGCGACTGGCAGGCCACCCTCGGCGCCGACAGCGCTCTGATCCACAGCCTGGGCCACATACCCCAGTTCCGCCCCGGCGACGGCCGGTGGGAGCCGATACCGGAGAGCTTCCTCTAG
- a CDS encoding alpha-amylase family glycosyl hydrolase, with product MNAKWWQRGIFYQVYPRSFQDTTGNGVGDLEGIRQRLDYLVELGVDAIWISPIYPSPMADHGYDVSDYCGIDPVFGDFETFDRMVEDVHNRGLKLVLDFVPNHTSEQHPWFQESCSSRDNPKRDWYIWRDPAPDGGPPNNWVSYFSGSGWTFHEPTGQYYYHAYLKEQPDLNWRNPEVREEMHNVLRFWMKRGVDGFRVDVIWHLIKDALFRDDPPNPDYKPGDPENMRLQQAYSADQPEVHPVIAGLRRVVDEYPDRMLIGEIYLPVARLVTYYGENLGGANLPFNFQLISASRHAKDLAKIIMDYEAALPPGGWPNWVLGNHDQPRIASRMGPELARIAGMLLLTLRGTPTMYYGDELGMEDVQIPKRATQDPWELNEPGIGVSRDPERTPMQWDASPHAGFTTATPWLPVSPDYVRQNVAALDADPRSILTMYRRLIALRRSHACLEMGTYRTISDEDDVLVYLRENDGERVLVALNLSDETQEFTLPEDMRACRILLSTRMDDPEFAESRLRLRRHEGVLIEIEAEAAPA from the coding sequence ATGAACGCCAAATGGTGGCAGCGCGGCATTTTCTACCAAGTCTATCCGCGCTCGTTTCAAGACACCACGGGCAACGGCGTCGGCGATCTGGAGGGCATCCGGCAGCGGCTCGACTATCTGGTCGAGCTGGGAGTCGATGCGATCTGGATCTCGCCCATCTATCCTTCTCCCATGGCCGACCATGGCTATGACGTGTCGGATTATTGCGGCATCGACCCTGTCTTCGGCGATTTCGAGACCTTCGACCGCATGGTTGAGGACGTGCACAATCGCGGCCTCAAGCTGGTGCTGGACTTCGTGCCCAACCACACCTCGGAACAGCACCCCTGGTTCCAGGAGAGCTGCTCCTCGCGCGATAACCCCAAGCGCGACTGGTACATCTGGCGCGACCCCGCTCCCGATGGCGGGCCGCCGAACAACTGGGTGAGCTATTTCAGCGGTTCGGGCTGGACCTTCCACGAGCCGACCGGCCAGTACTATTACCACGCCTACCTCAAGGAGCAGCCGGACCTGAACTGGCGCAACCCCGAGGTGCGCGAGGAAATGCACAATGTGCTGCGCTTCTGGATGAAGCGCGGCGTGGACGGCTTCCGCGTCGACGTGATCTGGCACCTGATCAAGGACGCGCTGTTCCGCGACGATCCCCCGAACCCGGACTACAAGCCCGGCGACCCGGAAAACATGCGGCTGCAGCAGGCCTATTCCGCCGACCAGCCGGAGGTCCATCCGGTTATCGCGGGCCTGCGCCGTGTGGTCGACGAATATCCCGACCGCATGCTGATCGGCGAGATCTACCTGCCGGTGGCCCGGCTGGTCACCTATTATGGCGAGAATCTCGGCGGGGCGAACCTGCCGTTCAACTTCCAGCTCATCAGCGCCAGCCGGCACGCCAAGGATCTAGCCAAGATCATCATGGACTACGAGGCGGCGCTTCCGCCCGGCGGCTGGCCGAACTGGGTGCTGGGCAATCACGACCAGCCCCGCATCGCCTCGCGCATGGGGCCGGAGCTGGCACGCATCGCCGGCATGCTGCTGCTCACCCTGCGCGGCACGCCGACCATGTATTACGGCGACGAGCTGGGCATGGAGGACGTGCAGATTCCCAAGCGCGCCACTCAGGACCCGTGGGAGCTCAACGAGCCCGGCATCGGCGTCAGCCGCGACCCGGAGCGCACCCCGATGCAGTGGGACGCCTCGCCCCATGCCGGCTTCACCACCGCCACGCCCTGGCTGCCGGTGTCGCCGGACTATGTGCGGCAGAACGTGGCCGCGCTCGACGCCGACCCGCGCTCCATCCTCACCATGTATCGCCGGCTTATCGCGCTGCGCCGCTCGCACGCCTGCCTGGAGATGGGCACCTACCGCACCATCTCCGACGAGGACGACGTGCTGGTCTATCTGCGCGAGAATGACGGCGAACGGGTGCTGGTGGCGCTCAACCTGAGCGACGAGACGCAGGAATTCACCCTGCCCGAGGACATGCGGGCCTGCCGCATCCTGCTCTCCACCCGGATGGACGACCCCGAATTCGCCGAATCCCGCCTCCGGCTGCGCCGGCATGAAGGGGTGCTGATCGAGATCGAGGCGGAAGCCGCGCCCGCGTGA
- a CDS encoding cupin domain-containing protein, giving the protein MSNEKPAPDLPLRVGARLKHARLLNHLRLKDVARRAGCSESMLSKIENERAVPSLTTLHRLCHALELSVSSLLSGPAVDPVTVMRHGQRRVIGHAKAAGGEGVLAEILVPSAEGRLLEGFLVVIEPGGHTNGSLHHRGEEVGFIIEGELELTVNGEVYQLSGGDSFYFPSDLPHAYRNPGTTRMRAVWINTPPTF; this is encoded by the coding sequence GTGTCCAATGAGAAGCCGGCTCCCGATCTGCCGCTGCGCGTCGGCGCCCGTCTGAAGCATGCGCGGCTGCTGAATCACCTGCGCCTGAAGGACGTCGCCCGGCGCGCCGGCTGCTCGGAGAGCATGCTGTCGAAGATCGAGAACGAGCGCGCCGTGCCCTCGCTCACCACGCTGCACCGGCTGTGCCATGCGCTGGAGCTGAGCGTGTCCTCGCTGCTGAGCGGCCCGGCGGTCGACCCGGTGACCGTCATGCGGCACGGGCAGCGCCGCGTCATCGGCCACGCCAAGGCCGCCGGCGGGGAGGGCGTGCTGGCGGAAATACTGGTGCCGTCCGCCGAAGGCCGGCTGCTGGAGGGGTTCCTCGTGGTCATCGAGCCCGGCGGTCACACCAATGGGTCGCTTCACCACCGTGGCGAGGAAGTGGGATTCATCATCGAGGGCGAACTCGAACTGACGGTCAACGGTGAGGTCTACCAGCTGAGCGGCGGGGATTCGTTCTATTTCCCCTCCGACCTTCCGCACGCCTACCGAAATCCCGGCACCACGCGGATGCGGGCGGTGTGGATCAACACCCCGCCCACCTTCTGA
- a CDS encoding LLM class flavin-dependent oxidoreductase — protein sequence MTRPLDLGIFLPNAKGGAIMATGSPPQYFPSWELNRKNALIAEGAGFDFLLSMVKWRGFGGETNHWDYSLESFTLMAACAAVTSRIQLYASVAIPTVHPGVIAKMVATIDDISQGRFGLNIVSGWNKMEYAQMGLWQGDDYFARRYEYAAEYLEVLQRLWTEDRVTHHGAFFALDDCKSYPKPSRRIPLICAGQSDRGIAFTSRHADFGFLGGQDDSLEDLGRLNARLQTSAQGFGREVGAYVLLTVIAEETDEQAQAKRDHFIATSDREAMAEWARVAGMDFSRATYKDLAVQTFMAIPYVAGSYQSVADYLDGLAENGLAGVCFIFPDYETDLQRLIDRVLPLMKHRRA from the coding sequence ATGACCCGTCCCCTCGATCTTGGAATCTTCCTGCCCAACGCCAAGGGTGGCGCCATCATGGCCACCGGTTCGCCTCCCCAGTATTTTCCCAGCTGGGAGCTGAACCGCAAGAATGCCCTCATCGCCGAGGGCGCGGGCTTCGACTTCCTGCTTTCCATGGTCAAATGGCGCGGGTTCGGCGGCGAGACCAACCATTGGGACTATTCGCTGGAATCCTTCACGCTGATGGCGGCCTGCGCCGCGGTCACCTCGCGGATCCAGCTCTACGCCTCGGTCGCCATCCCCACCGTTCATCCCGGCGTCATCGCCAAGATGGTCGCCACCATCGACGACATCAGCCAGGGCCGCTTCGGGCTGAACATCGTCAGCGGCTGGAACAAGATGGAATACGCCCAGATGGGGCTGTGGCAGGGCGACGACTATTTCGCGCGCCGCTACGAATACGCCGCCGAGTATCTGGAGGTTCTCCAGCGCCTGTGGACCGAGGACCGCGTCACCCATCACGGCGCGTTCTTCGCGCTCGACGACTGCAAGTCCTATCCCAAGCCCTCACGCCGCATCCCGCTCATCTGCGCCGGCCAGTCCGACCGCGGCATCGCCTTCACCTCCCGCCACGCCGATTTCGGCTTTCTCGGCGGGCAGGATGACAGCCTGGAGGATCTGGGCCGGCTGAACGCACGCCTGCAGACCTCGGCGCAGGGATTCGGGCGCGAGGTCGGTGCCTATGTGCTGCTCACCGTGATCGCCGAGGAAACCGACGAGCAGGCGCAGGCCAAGCGCGACCATTTCATCGCCACCAGCGACCGCGAGGCCATGGCGGAATGGGCGCGGGTGGCCGGAATGGACTTCTCCCGCGCCACCTACAAGGACCTCGCGGTCCAGACCTTCATGGCCATCCCCTATGTCGCCGGCTCCTACCAGAGCGTCGCCGACTATCTCGACGGACTCGCCGAGAATGGGCTGGCCGGCGTCTGCTTCATCTTTCCCGATTACGAGACCGATCTGCAGCGCCTCATCGACAGGGTGCTGCCGCTGATGAAGCACCGGCGCGCCTAG
- a CDS encoding prephenate dehydratase: MRKNRTIVFQGEPGANSHIACLDVFPDHVVVPCATFEDAFAALQTGEADLGMIPIENSVAGRVADIHHLMPTSGLNIVGEFFLPISHQLMAVKGASLATVNTVTSHVMALGQCRNIIRKLGLKSVVGADTAGAARLVAENGDPAVAAIASRLAAEIYGLDIIAENIEDEAHNTTRFIILSKDADWAPAGNGPTVTTFVFRVRNVPASLYKALGGFATNGVNMSKLESYQLDGEFFATQFYADVDGHPDDVGVKNALEELSFFSKEVRILGVYPAHPYRIALQA; this comes from the coding sequence ATGAGAAAAAACCGCACCATCGTCTTCCAGGGTGAGCCCGGCGCCAATTCCCACATCGCCTGCCTCGATGTGTTTCCCGACCATGTGGTGGTGCCCTGCGCCACCTTCGAGGACGCCTTCGCGGCGCTGCAGACCGGCGAGGCGGATCTGGGCATGATCCCGATCGAGAACTCGGTCGCCGGCCGCGTCGCCGACATCCACCATCTGATGCCGACTTCCGGCCTCAACATCGTGGGTGAGTTCTTCCTGCCGATTTCCCACCAGCTGATGGCGGTGAAGGGGGCGAGCCTTGCCACGGTGAACACCGTGACCAGCCATGTGATGGCGCTCGGCCAGTGCCGCAACATCATCCGCAAGCTGGGGCTGAAGTCGGTCGTGGGCGCCGACACCGCCGGCGCGGCGCGGCTGGTGGCCGAGAACGGCGACCCGGCCGTGGCCGCCATCGCCTCGCGCCTCGCCGCCGAGATCTACGGCCTCGATATCATCGCCGAGAACATCGAGGACGAGGCGCACAACACCACGCGCTTCATCATCCTCTCGAAGGACGCGGACTGGGCGCCCGCCGGCAACGGGCCGACCGTGACGACCTTCGTGTTCCGGGTGCGCAACGTGCCCGCCTCGCTCTACAAGGCGCTGGGCGGCTTCGCCACCAACGGCGTGAACATGTCCAAGCTGGAATCCTACCAGCTCGACGGCGAGTTCTTCGCCACCCAGTTCTACGCCGATGTCGACGGCCACCCCGACGATGTCGGGGTGAAGAACGCGCTGGAAGAACTCAGCTTCTTCTCCAAGGAAGTGCGCATCCTCGGGGTCTACCCCGCGCACCCCTACCGCATCGCGCTGCAGGCCTGA
- a CDS encoding 3-deoxy-manno-octulosonate cytidylyltransferase, with protein MSTSDTLILIPARMASTRLPGKPLADVGGRPMIVEVARRSVAAGIGRVVVATDDESVARAVEAAGFAVVMTRADHASGSDRIFEALGHVDPAGAVTRIVNVQGDLPTIDPDLIRAALALLDDPGVDIGTLAARITLEDERTNPNVVKVVGSPLSPGRQRALYFTRATAPYGEGPLFHHIGLYAYTRRALERFVALPPSVLESREKLEQLRALEAGMRIDVAVVDTVPLGVDTPHDLEKARAILAAEPRTSK; from the coding sequence ATGTCCACATCGGACACTCTTATATTGATTCCAGCCCGCATGGCCTCCACCCGCCTGCCCGGCAAGCCGCTCGCCGATGTCGGCGGCCGGCCGATGATCGTGGAGGTGGCGCGGCGTTCCGTCGCGGCAGGTATAGGCCGTGTCGTGGTCGCAACCGACGATGAAAGCGTCGCGCGGGCGGTCGAGGCGGCGGGATTCGCGGTGGTGATGACCCGCGCCGACCACGCTTCCGGCTCCGACCGAATCTTCGAGGCGCTGGGCCATGTCGACCCCGCCGGCGCCGTGACGCGCATCGTCAACGTGCAGGGCGACCTGCCGACCATCGATCCGGACCTGATCCGCGCCGCGCTCGCGCTTCTGGACGATCCGGGTGTGGATATCGGCACGCTGGCCGCGCGGATCACGCTGGAGGACGAGCGCACCAACCCCAATGTGGTGAAGGTGGTGGGCAGCCCTCTGTCGCCCGGCCGCCAGCGCGCGCTGTACTTCACACGCGCCACGGCCCCCTATGGCGAGGGGCCGCTGTTCCATCACATCGGGCTCTATGCCTATACCCGCCGGGCGCTGGAGCGCTTCGTCGCGCTGCCGCCCTCGGTGCTGGAGAGCCGCGAGAAGCTGGAGCAGCTGCGCGCGCTGGAGGCGGGCATGCGCATCGATGTCGCCGTGGTCGACACGGTGCCGCTGGGCGTCGACACCCCCCATGATCTTGAGAAGGCGAGGGCGATACTCGCCGCCGAGCCGAGGACGTCCAAATGA
- a CDS encoding c-type cytochrome, translated as MDSFELNKIAGAVLGVLTFTLGLNVFADILFSTHAPEKPGFEIVVEESSSGSAQAAAPAEVPIADLLATASVEKGANQAKKCAACHNFQEGAGAKVGPDLYGVVGRPVASAPGFAYSDALKAHGGTWTFEQLSQFIASPKKDIPGTAMGFAGIAKESDRADLLVYLNTLSHDPLPLPKPGEAEAPAGDAPAAAPAEGAAPAAPAEGSGATPAAPATP; from the coding sequence ATGGACAGCTTCGAGCTGAACAAGATCGCTGGAGCCGTACTGGGCGTTTTGACCTTCACGCTCGGGCTGAACGTCTTCGCCGACATATTGTTCTCCACCCATGCGCCGGAGAAGCCCGGCTTCGAAATCGTGGTCGAGGAAAGTTCCAGCGGCTCGGCCCAGGCCGCGGCGCCGGCCGAGGTGCCGATTGCCGACCTCCTGGCCACCGCGAGCGTCGAGAAGGGCGCGAACCAGGCCAAGAAGTGCGCCGCCTGCCACAATTTCCAGGAAGGCGCCGGCGCCAAGGTCGGCCCGGACCTGTATGGCGTGGTCGGCCGCCCGGTCGCCAGCGCGCCCGGCTTCGCCTATTCGGACGCGCTCAAGGCCCATGGCGGCACCTGGACGTTCGAGCAGCTCAGCCAGTTCATCGCCAGTCCGAAGAAGGACATTCCGGGCACGGCGATGGGCTTTGCCGGCATCGCCAAGGAGAGCGACCGCGCCGACCTTCTGGTCTATCTGAACACGCTGTCGCATGACCCGTTGCCGCTGCCCAAGCCGGGCGAGGCGGAAGCCCCCGCCGGTGACGCGCCGGCTGCGGCCCCGGCGGAAGGCGCGGCTCCGGCCGCTCCCGCGGAAGGCTCGGGCGCGACGCCTGCGGCTCCCGCGACGCCCTGA
- a CDS encoding extracellular solute-binding protein — protein MTLRPAAQRPHTRNAARVLVVAAALLGVCLAVLPARAQDAAPPAAAASQPAAPQWRHGLSLLGEPKYPEGFAHFDYVNPDAPKRGLLRLSVDGTFDSLNDIITRGTPAAGMQLIYDTLMAPASDEVATEYGLLAEAVSYPADFASVTYRLRPEAKWHDGQPVTADDVVWSFETLIKNNPRQAYYYSHVKSVAKTGEREVTFTFDQAGNRELPQIVGQLRVMPKHWWTANDASGKPRDIGQSTLEAPLGSGPYRVKEISPGRSISFERVPDYWGATLPVNIGSNNFDEQRYEYFRDSTVELEAFKGDQYDFRVETSAKDWATAYDFPAVKEGRVVLEEFPIRSSGSMQAFIPNLRREKFQDQRVRRALNYALDFEGMNRTLFYGQYKRTTSFFQNTELASSGLPTGEELAILESVKDKIPASVFTTPYENPPEGGENGRRANLRAAMQLLREAGYDIKGGKLVNAKGEPFTIEFLIASPAFERVVLFYKPALERLGITVTVRQVDTSQYINRLRARDYDMIITGWGQSLSPGNEQRDFWGSAAADQQGSSNYAGIKDPGIDLLIEKVIYARDRDELIAATHALDRVLLAHDYVIPSWTYPNIRTARWNRFAHPAELPKYSFGFPDIWWWDAEKAAKTGGAQ, from the coding sequence ATGACGCTCCGCCCCGCCGCCCAGCGCCCCCATACCCGCAACGCCGCCCGTGTCTTGGTGGTTGCCGCCGCCCTGCTGGGCGTGTGCCTGGCCGTGCTGCCCGCCCGCGCGCAGGACGCAGCCCCTCCCGCCGCCGCCGCGTCCCAGCCCGCCGCCCCGCAGTGGCGCCACGGGCTGTCGCTGCTCGGCGAGCCGAAATACCCCGAGGGCTTCGCCCATTTCGACTATGTGAACCCCGACGCGCCCAAGAGGGGCCTGCTGCGGCTGTCGGTCGACGGCACCTTCGATTCGCTCAACGACATCATCACCCGCGGCACGCCGGCCGCCGGCATGCAGCTGATCTACGACACGCTGATGGCGCCCGCCTCCGACGAGGTGGCGACCGAGTACGGCCTGCTTGCCGAGGCGGTGAGCTACCCCGCCGACTTCGCTTCCGTGACCTACCGCCTGCGGCCCGAGGCGAAGTGGCATGATGGCCAGCCGGTAACGGCGGACGACGTGGTGTGGTCGTTCGAGACGCTGATCAAGAATAACCCGCGCCAAGCCTACTACTACAGCCACGTCAAATCGGTGGCGAAGACCGGCGAACGCGAGGTCACGTTCACCTTCGACCAGGCGGGAAACCGCGAGCTGCCGCAGATCGTCGGCCAGCTGCGCGTGATGCCCAAGCACTGGTGGACCGCCAACGACGCCAGCGGCAAGCCCCGCGACATCGGCCAGAGCACGCTTGAGGCCCCCCTCGGCTCGGGCCCCTACCGGGTGAAGGAAATTTCCCCCGGCCGCTCAATCTCGTTCGAGCGCGTGCCGGACTACTGGGGCGCGACGCTGCCGGTGAACATCGGCTCCAACAATTTCGACGAGCAGCGCTACGAGTATTTCCGCGACTCGACCGTCGAGCTGGAGGCCTTCAAGGGCGACCAGTACGATTTCCGCGTCGAGACCTCGGCCAAGGACTGGGCCACGGCCTATGATTTCCCCGCGGTGAAGGAAGGCCGGGTGGTGCTTGAGGAGTTCCCGATCCGCTCCTCCGGCTCCATGCAGGCCTTCATCCCCAATCTCCGGCGCGAGAAGTTCCAGGACCAGCGGGTACGCCGCGCGCTGAACTACGCGCTCGATTTCGAGGGCATGAACCGCACCCTGTTCTACGGCCAGTACAAGCGCACCACGAGCTTCTTCCAGAACACCGAGCTTGCTTCCTCCGGCCTGCCGACCGGCGAGGAGCTGGCGATACTGGAGAGCGTGAAGGACAAGATCCCCGCCAGCGTGTTCACCACGCCCTATGAGAACCCGCCCGAGGGCGGGGAGAACGGGCGCCGCGCCAATCTGCGCGCGGCGATGCAGCTGCTGCGCGAGGCCGGCTACGACATCAAGGGCGGCAAGCTGGTGAACGCCAAGGGCGAGCCCTTCACCATCGAGTTCCTTATCGCCAGCCCCGCCTTCGAGCGCGTGGTGCTGTTCTACAAGCCGGCGCTGGAGCGGCTCGGCATCACCGTCACGGTGCGCCAGGTCGACACCTCGCAGTACATCAATCGGCTGCGGGCGCGGGACTACGACATGATCATCACCGGCTGGGGCCAGTCGCTCTCGCCGGGCAATGAGCAGCGCGATTTCTGGGGCTCGGCGGCCGCCGACCAGCAGGGATCGAGCAACTATGCCGGCATCAAGGACCCCGGCATCGACCTGCTGATCGAGAAGGTGATCTACGCCCGCGACCGCGACGAGCTGATCGCCGCCACCCACGCGCTGGACCGCGTCCTGCTGGCCCATGACTACGTCATCCCCAGCTGGACCTACCCCAACATCCGCACCGCGCGCTGGAACCGCTTCGCCCACCCCGCCGAGCTGCCGAAATATTCCTTCGGCTTCCCCGACATCTGGTGGTGGGACGCGGAGAAGGCGGCCAAGACCGGGGGCGCCCAGTGA